In Streptomyces sp. NBC_01231, the sequence TGCAGATACGGCTGTTGGTCCACCGCGAACTGTACGTTCCCGTCGCGCACGGCCTTGACCAGATTTTTGTCGAGGTCGAAGGTGGCGACCTTGGCCCTGCTGCCCGTCGCCTTCACCGACTCCACCGCGGTGAGCGCGAACTGGGCGCCCAGCGTGACGACTTCGTCGATGGACGGGTCCTGGCGCAGCTGGGCCGTGACGGCGGCGTTCACCGCGTCCAGGTCGGTGCCCTCGACGTAGAGCATCTCGGTCTGGCCGGTGAATGTCTTCTTCACGCCGGCGCAGCGCGCCTCCAGGGCGACGTTGCCCCGCTCGTGGATGACGCACAGGGCGTGCTTGGCCTTGACGGCGTTCAGTCTCTCGCCGATGGCCCGGCCCGCGAGGCTCTCGTCCTGGCCGAAGTACTCCAGCAGCCCCTGCGCACGCCAGGCGTCGATACCGGAGTTCAGGCCGACCACGGGGATGCCGGCCGCCTTGGCGTCGGCGATCGGGCTCTTCATCGCCTGCGGCTTGGCGAGAGTCACCGCGATGCCGTCGACTCTGTCGTCGACCGCCTCCCGCACCAACTGCGCCTGCTTGGCCGGATCGGAGTCGCTCTCATACGTCAGGTCGATGCCGTCCTTGGCGG encodes:
- a CDS encoding sugar ABC transporter substrate-binding protein, with the protein product MNTPLPPQASPGSVRTAVLAAALCLLLAGCSGSGGSGSAASADAADRAESGRTQVVLITHGGQGDSFWDLVQKGARAAAAKDGIDLTYESDSDPAKQAQLVREAVDDRVDGIAVTLAKPQAMKSPIADAKAAGIPVVGLNSGIDAWRAQGLLEYFGQDESLAGRAIGERLNAVKAKHALCVIHERGNVALEARCAGVKKTFTGQTEMLYVEGTDLDAVNAAVTAQLRQDPSIDEVVTLGAQFALTAVESVKATGSRAKVATFDLDKNLVKAVRDGNVQFAVDQQPYLQGYLAVDALWLYRTNGNVSGGGVAPVLTGPAFVTRKNVASVARFATAGTR